A single window of Kwoniella dejecticola CBS 10117 chromosome 8, complete sequence DNA harbors:
- a CDS encoding 40S ribosomal protein eS10 encodes MIITKQNRRVIYETLFKEGVLVAPKDFNKPAHPDIPSVRNLEVIKAMQSLTSKGYVKTQFSWQWYYYTLTEEGLAYLREFLNLPSEIVPQTHMKPARPQGRPSGYGGDRREGGAYRAPRGDREYRRRDDGAGDKEGASGDYRPRFGGVGRGAGAPPS; translated from the exons ATGATTATCACCAAGCAAAACAGACGAGTT ATCTACGAGACCCTTTTCAAGGAAGGTGTCCTTGTCGCTCCTAAGGACTTCAACAAGCCCGCTCACCCTGATATCCCCTCTGTCCGAAACCTCGAGGTCATCAAGGCTATGCAATCCCTCACCTCCAAGGGATACGTCAAGACCCAATTCTCTTGGCAATGGTACTACTACACCCTCACCGAAGAGGGTCTCGCCTACCTCCGAGAATTCTTGAACCTTCCTTCCGAGATCGTTCCGCAGACTCACATGAAGCCCGCCAGACCCCAAGGTCGACCCTCCGGCTACGGCGGTGACAGAAGAGAAGGCGGTGCCTACAGAGCTCCCCGAGGCGACAGAGAatacagaagaagagacgatgGTGCCGGTGACAAAGAAGGTGCTTCCGGTGACTACAGACCT CGATTCGGCGGTGTCGGTCGAGGTGCCGGTGCTCCCCCTTCTTAA
- a CDS encoding GDP-mannose transporter 1, producing MSKPFVPTPNISRPGTPSSSGYNGNNNLGKDDANAMLLNNLGADREREGRERREERKDQTSGLGREQALPILSYCAASIMMTVVNKYVVSGRHFTMTFLLLAIQSAVCVLAVYSVKRFGLITFRDFDMKDAKAWWPISTLLVAVIYTGSKSLQFLSIPVYTIFKNLTIILIAYGEVFLFSGVVTGLTLCSFALMVGSSVIAAWSDITSFLNSPPELDPTTGLEIATGPISTIGGLNAGYVWMAANCLASAAYVLFMRKRIKVTGFKDWDSMFYNNFLSIPVLVVFSLVIEDWGSESLSLNFPASNRVLLLSAIAFSGAAAVFISYSTAWCVRVCGSTTYSMVGALNKLPVAASGMLFFGDPASFGNVTAIGVGGLAGIVYSVAKINQNKVDQANKARAAGGRA from the exons ATGTCGAAACCATTCGTACCTACTCCGAACATCTCTCGACCCGGCACACCCAGCTCGAGCGGGTATAATGGGAATAATAATCTGGGCAAGGATGATGCGAATGCTATGCTTTTGAATAACTTGGGAGCGGACCGCGAGAGGGAAGGtagagaacgaagagaggagagaaaggatcagACTTCTGGTCTAGGGcgtgaacaag CTCTTCCTATCTTGTCGTACTGCGCAGCAAGTATCATGATGACCGTAgtcaacaag TACGTTGTATCTGGAAGACACTTCACAATGACGTTCCTCCTGCTCGCTATCCAGTCCGCGGTGTGTGTTTTGGCCGTATATTCAGTCAAGAGATTTGGATTAATTACTT TCCGCGACTTCGATATGAAAGATGCTAAGGCCTGGTGGCCTATCTCGACCTTGCTCGTTGCTGTGATCTACACTGGGTCGAAATCATTA CAATTCCTGTCTATTCCGGTGTACACGATCTTCAAGAacctcaccatcatcttgatcgcGTATGGAGAAGTCTTCTTATTCAGCGGAGTCGTCACTGGTTTGACCCTTTgttctttcgctttgatG GTCGGATCATCCGTCATTGCCGCTTGGTCAGATATCACCTCGTTCCTCAACTCTCCACCTGAGCTTGACCCCACTACGGGACTCGAGATTGCTACGGGACCTATCTCGACGATCGGCGGGCTCAACGCTGGATATGTTTGGATGGCTGCTAATTGTCTAGCATCTGCGGCTTAT GTCCTGTTCATGAGAAAACGAATCAAGGTCACAGGATTCAAAGACTGGGATTCTATGTTCTACAACAACTTCCTCTCTATTCCCGTGCTAGTAGTCTTCTCACTCGTCATCGAAGATTGGGGATCCGAATCGCTATCATTGAACTTCCCAGCATCAAACCGGGTCTTGCTCTTATCGGCTATCGCGTTCTCGGGAGCTGCAGCAGTATTCATCAGTTATTCCACCGCATGGTGTGTCAGGGTTTGCGGATCGACTACTTATTCGATGGTGGGAGCTCTGAACAAATTACCGGTAGCTGCGAGCGGTATGCTGTTCTTCGGTGATCCAGCTTCGTTTGGGAATGTCACTGCCATCGGCGTTGGGGGGTTGGCAGGGATTGTGTATAGTGTAGCTAAGATCAATCAGAATAAGGTGGATCAGGCAAACAAAGCTAGAGCGGCTGGTGGGAGAGCTTAG